GGTGCGTTTTCAGAACGGTTTCCGACGATCCGTCTTAGAATGGAGGCAAGCGACCGGTTAATCGATCCATCAAGCTCCGATGTCGATCTGTGTATTCGGGTCGGGCGTGGTGACTGGCCCGGTGTACGGGCCGAGTTACTGCTGGAACAGAAGGTTTTTCCGGTCTGCACACCTGCCATGGCAAAGCGCCTGCAATCACCAGCCGATCTCCTGGAATTGCCGATTGTGGAGGATGGCCGGGCGATGTTCAGTTGGGATGTATGGCTGGCCGCTGCAGGACTTCCCGGGCGATCGGTCTGTACACGGCATGTGTTTAGCGAAGCCTCTCTGTGTCTGGATGCTGCACTGGCCGGCCAAGGTGTCTTGCTGGCCTGGCAGACCATTGCTTCGCAGCAATTGCAGCAGGGGCAGTTGGTAGCACCCTTCGGCCCGGCAGTGCCTACAGGGCTTGCCCATTATTTCGTCAGCCCAGAAGGCGCACGCCGCAATGACAAGGTCGATGCCTTCAAGCGGTGGCTGCGCGATGAGCTTCACGAGGATATGACCCGCCTTGCCAAGGCAATTCCTTTTCTAGGCGGCCCATTTCTGAAAGGCGAGTGCGGTTGATTCTGGTCCAACCGCAGCTTTTTGTGGGCAGGCGGGTGGCTTACAGCTGCATCGGTTGTCATTGTGGCTTGAACATCGTTAGATGTCGTCTGGACGCGGTCGTGTACCGATACCCTCAATTTTGCAAAGCGTGAACCTGTGATCATCGACAAAGCTGCCGAACCGGATGTGCTCAACACCGCCGCCCTGACGTCGCAAGAAAGCCGCGCAACGGCAACCCCGATGATGGAACAGTATATTGAAATCAAGGCGAACAATCCCGGTTCGCTGCTGTTTTACCGGATGGGCGATTTCTATGAGCTGTTTTTCGAGGACGCCGTCGAGGCGTCCCGGGCGCTCGGCATCACCCTGACCAAGCGCGGGCAGCATCTGGGTCAAGACATTCCGATGTGCGGTGTCCCTGTACATGCCTCTGACGATTATCTGCAAAAGCTGATCACGCTCGGGTTCCGTGTCGCCGTTTGCGAACAGGTGGAAGACCCGGCTGAGGCAAAGAAGCGCGGCTCCAAATCCGTGGTCAAGCGTGACGTGGTACGTCTGGTCACGCCCGGAACGCTGACGGAAGAAAAGCTGCTGTCGCCGTCGGAGACCAATTATCTGATGGCGCTGGCACGGGTGCGCGGCAGCGGCGATGAACTGGCGCTGGCCTGGATCGATATTTCCACCGGCGTTTTCCGTCTGGCAGAAACCAATCCCACCCGTCTGCTGGCGGATATTTTCCGCATCGATCCGCGTGAAGTGATCGTCGCCGAAACCCTGATGCAGGACCCGGACCTCAAGCCGGCCTTCGATGTGCTTGGCCGCGTGGTCGTGCCGCAGCCATCGGTGCTGTTCGATAGCGCTTCGGCGGAGGGGCGCATCACGCGCTATTTCAACGTCAAGACGCTCGATGGTTTCGGCGGGTTTTCACGGCCGGAAATGGCCGCGGCTTCGGCGGCGATTGCCTATGTGGAAAAAACCCAGATGTCCGAGCGTCCGCCGCTTGGGTTGCCTGAGCGGCAATCCTCGTCCTCGACGCTGTTTATTGACGCGGCCACCCGCGCCAATCTGGAATTGGTGAAGACCCTTTCCGGCCAGAAACAGGGTTCCCTGCTCAACACCATTGACCGAACCGTAACCGGGGGCGGCGCGCGGCTGATGGCCGAACGGCTGATGTCGCCTTTGACGGAGGTTGTGGCAATTGCGCAGCGGCAGGATGCGGTTGCCTATCTGTTGACGGACGGTTTTCTGTGTGAACGGCTGCGCGACCTTTTGAAACGTGCCCCGGATATGCCGCGTGCCCTGTCGCGGCTGGCGCTGGACCGGGGCGGGCCAAGAGATCTGGCGGCGATCCGGTATGGGTTGTCCACATCAGGCGATGTGGCTGGGTTGCTGCGGGGGGCTGTCCTGCCGGATGAGCTTGCCTCGGCGCTCACTGATCTCGAAATGCTGTCGCCGTCGCTCGAAAATCTGCTGGCCTCGCAACTGGCGGAAGATCTGCCATTGTTGAAACGCGATGGCGGGTTTTTGAGAGAGGGCGCCGATGAGGGGCTGGACGAGGTGCGGGCGCTGCGTGACCAGTCGCGCCGGGTGATCGCCGGGCTGCAATTGCAATATGCCGAGGAAACCGGTGTCAAGTCGCTGAAGATCAAGCATAACAATGTGCTGGGCTATTTCATCGAAGTCACCGCCGGCAATGCCGGGCCGCTGATCGAGGGTGAGGCGAAGGCCCGCTTTATCCATCGCCAGTCGATGGCCAATGCCATGCGCTTTACCACGACCGAACTGGCTGATCTTGAAAGCCGGATTGCCAATGCGGCGGGACAGGCGCTGGAAATCGAGCTTGCGGCGTTTGAGCGAATGCGCCAGGCGGTGGTGACCGAGGCCGAGGCCATCAAGAAAGCGGCGCGGGCGCTGGCGGTGATCGATGTGGCCGCCGGTCTTGCCGTGCTGGCCGAGGAGCAGGGCTATTGCCGGCCCCTGGTCGATGACAGCAGGATGTTTTCCATTGTCGCCGGGCGTCATCCCGTGGTCGAGCAGGCCTTGCGCAAACAGGCGGCCAGCCCTTTCATTGCCAATAATTGCGATCTTTCACCGGTAGGCGATCAGAAGCACGGGGCGATCTGGATGCTGACCGGTCCGAACATGGGCGGTAAATCCACCTTTCTGCGCCAGAATGCGCTGATCGCCATTCTCGCCCAGATGGGGTCGTTCGTGCCCGCCGGGTCGGCGCATATCGGCATTGTCGATCGGCTGTTTTCCCGCGTTGGCGCCTCCGACGATCTGGCGCGGGGCCGTTCGACCTTCATGGTCGAGATGGTAGAGACGGCGGCCATTCTCAATCAGGCGGGCGAGCGGTCTCTGGTCATTCTCGATGAGATTGGCCGTGGTACGGCGACGTTCGACGGCCTGTCGATTGCCTGGGCGACTGTCGAGCATCTGCATGAGGTCAATCGCTGCCGGTCGTTGTTTGCCACGCATTTTCACGAGTTGACGGCGCTGTCTGAAAAGCTTGTCCGGCTGTCGAACGTCACTATGAAAGTCAAGGAATGGCACGGCGACGTGATTTTCCTGCATGAGGTTGGGGCCGGTGCCGCTGACCGTTCCTACGGCATCCAGGTGGCGCGACTGGCCGGGCTGCCGGGCATGGTGGTGGAGCGCGCCCGCGCCGTGTTGTCGCAGCTCGAAGATGCCGATCGCAAAAATCCGGCCAGCCAGTTGATTGACGACCTGCCACTGTTCCAGGTCAGTCAGAGGCGGGAGAGCCGGACGGGGACAGGGGCGCAGGTGTCGGCGGTGGAAGAGGCATTGCGCAGCCTCAATCTCGATGACTTGACGCCAAGGCAAGCGATGGATGCGCTCTACGATCTGAAAACCACTCTGGCGAAATCCTGATCCAGAATCGTGTTGCTTTTTGGTTCTGTGCTTTCTGGTTTTGGCTCAGTCAACGGATTTTAGGAATTATCGGCTATCCTGTTGCCCGCAGCGCCTTAAAAACGCTAAACCCGTGACAGACAAAAGCCGCCTCATTCCAAGCGGCAGGGAACAGATAACCGGACGATCATGGCAAAGCACGACCTATCAGACGCAACGCTCCCCGATTTCAAGGCATTGGAGGCGGAATGCATGTCCATCGTGCTGCAGAATGGCAAGGTGCCGGAAACGCGGGCCGCCATTCTCCCCTTGTTGAAAAAAGCAAGCATTGATGGCCGGGAGGCGGCCCTGCGCCATCTGACCACCAATGGCAGCGGGTTGGAATGCGCCGGGATGATTTCCAATCTCCAGGACAATCTGATCACGCTGGTGCATCGCATGGTCACCCAGGCTGTCTACCCCACCACCCAGCAGGAATTTGCGGTGGCTGCGGTCGGCGGTTATGGCCGCAGCACCCTGGCTCCCGGGTCCGACATCGATCTCCTGTTCCTGCTGTCGGTCAAGGCCGGAGCGGATGCCCGCAAGGCGGTGGAATTCCTGCTCTATATTCTCTGGGATCTGGGTTTTAAGGTCGGCCATGCCACCCGCCTCGTTGAGGAATGCATCCGGCTGTCGCGCACCGACATGACCATCAGGACCGCCATTCTCGAAACCCGTTTCATCTGCGGGGAAGCGCTGCTGGTTGGCGAATTGCAGAAACGGTTCGATGCGGAGGTGGTTGAAAAGACCGCGCCTGAATTCATTGCCGCCAAACTGGCCGAACGTGATGAACGGCACCGCAAGGCGGGCGATACCCGTTATCTGGTCGAGCCGAATGTGAAGGAAGGCAAGGGCGGGTTGCGCGATCTGCACACGCTGTTCTGGATCGCCAAATATTATTACCGGATTTCCGATCCGGCCGATCTGGTCAAACTGGGTGTTCTGTCGCGCCAGGAATGGCGGATGTTTCAGAAATCCGACGATTTTCTCTGGGCGGTGCGCTGCCATATGCATTTCGCCACCGGCAAGCCGGAAGAGCGTCTCTCCTTCGATCTTCAGCCGGAAATTGCCCGCAATCTCGGCTATAATGCCCGTCCCGGCCTGTCGGAGGTCGAACGCTTCATGAAGCATTATTTTCATGTCGCCAAAAATGTCGGCGACCTGACCCGGATCGTCTGTGCCAGCCTGGAGGACAAGCAGGCCAAGGCCGCTCCAGGACTGACCGCAGCCATTGGGCGTTTTGCCCATCGGCCCCGGCGCATTCCCGGCACGCCTGAGTTCATCGAGGACAGGGGCCGGATTGCTCTGTCCGGTCCGGATATTTTCAAGCGTGATCCGATCAATATCATGCGCTTTTTTCATGTCGCTGATCTGCATGGGCTGGAATTCCATCCCGATGCGCTTAAGGCGATTACCCGCTGCCTGCCGCTGATCGATCATGATTTCCGCGAGAACGAGGAGGCCAACCGGCTGTTCCTCTCCATCCTGACATCCAAACGTGACCCGGCTCTGATGCTGACCCGGATGAACGAAGCGGGCGTTCTGGGCAAGTTCATCCCGGATTTCGGGCGGATCGTTTCGATGATGCAGTTCAACATGTATCATCATTATACCGTGGACGAGCATTTGATCCGCTCAGTCGGCATTCTGGCCGAGGTCGATCAGGGGCAGCATGCCGACATCCATCCGTTGGCCGTCAAGCTGATGCCGAATATAGAGGAGCGCACTGTTCTGTTTGTCGCGGTGCTGCTGCATGACATCGCCAAGGGCCGTCAGGAGGATCATTCGATTGCCGGTGCCAAGGTTGCCCGGCGTCTCTGCCCGCGTCTTGGTTTGAACGACAAGCAGACCGAATTGGTGGTCTGGTTGATTGATCAGCATCTGCTGATGTCGATGGTCGCCCAGACCCGCGATCTGCATGACCGCAAGACCATTACCGATTTCGCCGAGAAGGTGCAGTCGCTTGACAGGCTGCGCATGCTTCTGGTGCTGACGGTCTGCGATATCCGCGCCGTCGGTCCGGGCGTCTGGAACGGCTGGAAAGGCCAATTGCTGCGCACGCTCTATTATGAAACCGAATTGCTGCTATCGGGCGGGTTTTCCGAAAGCCCGCGCAAGGAGCGCGCCAAACAGGCCGCCGAGCAATTGGCTGAGGCCCTGTCGGACTGGAGCCAGAAGGACCAGAAAACCTATACCAAGCTGCACTATCAACCCTATCTGCTGACGGTGCCGTTGGAAGACCAGGTGCGCCATGCCCATTTTATCCGCCAGGCTGACAAGGCCGATCAGGCGTTGGCAACCATGGTCCGCACCCATTCCTTCCACGCGATCACCGAGATCACGGTGCTTGCCCCTGACCATCCGCGCCTGTTGTCGATCATTGCCGGTGCCTGTGCGGCGGCGGGCGCCAATATTGCCGATGCGCAGATTTTTACCACCTCGGATGGCCGGGCGCTCGATACCATTCTCATCAACAGGGAGTTTCCCATTGACGAGGACGAGATGCGCCGGGCCAATACGATTAGCAAGATGATCGAAGACGTGTTGGCGGGCAAGAAGCGCCTGCCGGAAGTGATTGCCACCCGCACCAAGGGCCGCAAACGCAACAAGACCTTCACCGTCAAACCGCATGTGACGATTTCCAACAGTCTTTCCAATAAGTTTACGGTGATCGAGATCGAATGCCTCGACCGCATTGGTCTGCTGGCCGAGGTCACGGCGGTCCTGGCTGATCTGTCGCTCGATATTCACTCGGCCCGTATCACCACCTTTGGCGAAAAGGTCATCGATACGTTTTACGTCATCGATCTGGTCGGCCAGAAGATCACCAATGAAAACCGGCAGGGCTCCATTTCGGTCAGGCTGAAAGCGGTGATGAGCGAGCAACCCGACGAATTGCGCGAGCAGATGCCATCGGGCATTATCGCGCCCGCCGCGACGAAATCCCCGGCTGCTGAAAAGAAAGCCCGCGTCTGATATGTCCCTCGTCAAGAAGTTCATCACTGTTGGCGGCGCCACGCTTGGTAGCCGATTGTTCGGGTTTGCCCGCGAAACCCTGATGGCGGCAGCGCTTGGCACTGGGCCGATGGCCGATGTGTTTTATGCGGCTTTCCGCTTTCCCAACCTGTTTCGCCGGTTGTTTGCCGAAGGCGCCTTCAACGCCGCTTTCGTGCCGCTGTTTTCCAAGGAAATCGAGGCGAACGGACTGGACGGCGCCAAGCGTTTTTCCGAGGAAGTCTTCGGCGTCCTCTTTACCGTCCTGTTGCTGATCACCATCGCCATGGAGCTTTCCATGCCGCTGCTGGTGCGGTTTGTCATCGCTCCGGGTTTTGCCGATGACGCGGAAAAATTTTCGCTGACCGTGCGGCTTGCCGTGGTGATGTTTCCCTATCTGATGTGCATGTCGCTGACGGCGATGCTGAGCGGCATGCTCAATTCGCTGCATCACTTTTTCGCCGCCGCCGTCGCGCCGATCTTTCTCAATCTGGTGATGATCAGCGCACTGTTTTATGCGCTCTACCATGGTGTCGAGCCTGTCGTGACGGCCTGGTATCTTTCCTGGTCAGTGTTGGTGGCGGGGATTTTACAGTTGCTGGTGGTCTATATCGGCGTGCGCCATGCGGGGATAAGGCTCGGTTTCAAATGGCCGAAGATCACCCCCAACGTGAAACGGTTGCTGGTGCTGGCCGTCCCTGCGGCGGTGACTGGCGGCATTACCCAGATCAACCAGTTGATCGGCCAGGCGATTGCCTCCTCTAAGGATGGGGCGATTGCCGCCCTGCAATATGCCGACCGGATCTATCAATTGCCTTTGGGCGTGGTGGGCGTTGCCGTCGGCGTGGTGCTTTTGCCGGAGCTGGCGCGGGCGCTGAAATCCGACCACCAGCGCGAGGCTTCAACCATTCAGAACCGGTCGATTGAATTCGTGCTGTTTCTGACCCTGCCAGCGGCGGTCGGGCTGTGGGTGCTGTCGGATGATATCATCCGGGTGCTTTATGAGCGCGGCGCGTTTACCGCGCACAATACCGCCATTGTCGCGGCAATCCTCGCCTATTACGGCTTGGGCTTGCCCGGTTTCGTGATGATCAAGGCCCTACAGCCCGGTTTTTACGCCCGCGAGGATACAAAAACCCCGATGCGGTTCACCGGCATTTCGGTGGTGGTCAATTCGGCGCTGGCCATTTCGCTGTTTCCGCTGTTGCAGGAGCGGGGCATCGCCATTGCAGAAGCGACGGCGGGCGCGATCAACACGGTTCTGCTGTTCACCATGCTGGTACGGCGCGGACATTTGCAGGTGGAATGGGCGCTGGTGTCACGGGCGCTGCGGCTTTTGCTGGCGGCGCTGGCCATGGGGGCGGCGCTGATGGCGCTGTCGGGCTTTTTCGCGCCGTATATCGGCACCGGTTCACCCTTCCTGCATAAGGTGCTGGTGCTGTTCATCCAGATTGGTCTGGCGATGCTGATCTATTTCTCGCTGGCCTTCCTGATCGGCGGCGCGGATCTTGGCATGCTGAGACGCAATCTGAAGCGCAAGGCGCGCGCGACGCCAAGCGAGGCCGCCGATGACGCAGAATAGGCCGGTAAAACGCATCGCCACCGTAACGCTGGTGGTTGATGATTATGATCGGGCGCTGGCCTTTTATTGCGGCAAGCTGGGCTTTGCCTGCAAAGCAGATATCGACCTGGGCGATGGCAAGCGCTGGGTGGTTGTCTCTCCCACTGAAGACGGTGCCGGGCTGCTTCTGGCGCAGGCAGATGGAGAAAAACAGCTGGCGACAATCGGCAACCAAACAGGTGGCCGGGTTGCCTTTTTTCTGGAAACGGATGATTTTGCCCGCGATCATGCGGCGTTTATCGCTGATGGCATCGTCTTTCAGGAAGAGCCGCGTTACGAGCTCTACGGCACAGTTGCCGTGTTCGAAGATCTCTACGGCAATCTCTGGGACCTGATCGAGCCAAAATTATAATCGCGCCTCAGCCTTATCCCCGCTTGATCGGGAACGCCTGCCTGTGCATAAGCGCTGTAAATCCACACGAGGTATCAGGCCCTCCACAAGCCTGCTGAGGTCAATCATGAGCGAATTTCAGCCGCTGGTTTTTTCCGGCGTTCAGCCCACCGGCAATCTCCATCTTGGCAATTACCTCGGCGCGATCCGCAAATTCGTCGCGCTCCAGGAGAATAACGATTGCATGTATTGCGTCGTTGATCTGCATGCGCTGACGGCGCAGCTGGTGCATGAGGATATGCGCGGCCAGATCCGCTCGATCACGGCGGCTTTTCTCGCGGCGGGTATCGACCCGGTCAAGCATATCGTTTTCAACCAGAGCCAGGTGCCACAACATGCCGAACTGGCCTGGATCTTCAACTGTGTCGCCCGCATCGGCTGGATGAACCGGATGACCCAGTTCAAGGACAAGGCCGGCAAGGACCGCGAGCAGGCTTCGCTTGGCCTGTTTGCCTATCCGAGCCTGATGGCTGCGGACATCCTGGTCTACCGCGCCACCCATGTGCCTGTGGGCGATGACCAGAAGCAGCATCTGGAACTGACCCGCGATATCGCCATGAAGTTCAACCTGGATTTTGCCCAGCAGATCCGCCCAACCGGACTTGGCATCGATATCACTGTCGGCAACGAACCGGTGCATGCCTATTTCCCGATGGTCGAACCGCTGATCGACGGTCCGGCCCCCAGGGTGATGAGCCTGAAGGATGGCACCAAGAAAATGTCGAAGTCCGATCCTTCGGATCTGTCGCGCATCAACCTGATGGACGATGCCGAGGCGATTGCCAAGAAGATCCGCAAGGCCAAGACCGATCCGGACGCCTTGCCAAGCGAAACGGATGGACTGGCCGGACGGCCGGAGGCCGATAATCTGGTTGGCATTTATGCAGCCCTTGCCGACAAGACCAAAGCCGAGGTGCTGGCGGAATTCGGCGGGCAGCAGTTCTCGGTGTTCAAGCCTGCTCTTATCGAACTTGCTGTCGAGGTTCTGTCGCCGATCACTGGCGAAATGCGCCGTTTGATGGGGGATCCTGCTCATATCGACGCCGTGTTGCGGGACGGTGGTGAGCGGGCGCGGGTCCGTGCTGAAAAAACCATGACGGAAATCCGCGACATTATTGGTTTCGTGCGCTAAGCTTTGATGATGATGCGTGGCAGGTGTCACGCGTCATCAGGTAACGGTTATCGGGGCCGGTCGATCCGGCCCGACGAACAGGGCAGGCCATGGTATCGAAACGTCTATCGCGTCTTGACGGGCACCGACGGAAATTTCTGACGGTCATCGACGATACGCCGGAATGCTCCCGCGCCGTCCATTATGCTGGCAGGCGCGCCAAGAATTCCAATGGCGGGCTGGTTCTGCTCTATGTGATTCCAGAGGGCGATTTCCAGCAATGGCTGGGTGTCGAGGAAATCATGCGGGCCGAGGCCCGGGAAGCCGCCGATGCGGTCATGGCAAAATCCGCCCAGACGGTGCGTGAAACCATTGGGCTTGAGCCGGAAATCGTCATCCGCGAGGGCAGTGCCGCCGAGCAGATCCAGGCGGTGATTGAGGAAGATCGTGATATCGCCATCCTCGTTCTGGCCGCAGGCTCGGCCAAGGATGGGCCTGGCCCGCTGGTCTCGATGATCGCCGGGCGGGCACAGGCCTTTCCCATTCCCGTGACCGTGCTGCCGGATACGCTGAGCAATGAAGAAATCGACGCGCTTTGCTGAAAAGTGAGGCTGGACATGCCTTCAATGTAAGACTGCCTCGGCATCTTCGAGCCGTGGTATAAGATCTTTATTTGCAGCCAGTGCTTGAAGCAGGACCTGCGAAGGTTTATTTTTGAAGCATTCTAAATCGGACCCGGCTTGACCGGTTCGCAAGGAGTTTGTGATGTTCATTCAGACGGAATCCACCCCCAATCCGGCTACTTTGAAATTCCTGCCGGGCAAGGTGGTGATGGACAATGGCACGGCTGAATTCCGCGACCGGGAAGCGGCCATGGCCTCGCCACTGGCTGAAAAGCTGTTTGCCATACCCGGCGTCACCTCCGTGTTCTTTGGCTATGACTTTGTGACCGTGACCAAGGATACCGCCGAATGGCCGCATCTGAAGCCGGCCATCCTCGGGTCGATCATGGAGCATTTCATGAGCGGCGCGCCGATCATGGGCAGCGCTGTCGCCGGAGATGAGGCGTCGGACGAAGAGTTCTTCAACGAGGGTGACGAGACCATCGTTGCCACCATCAAGGAACTGCTGGAAACCCGGGTGCGTCCGGCCGTCGCCCAGGATGGCGGCGATATCACTTTCCGTGGTTTCCGCGATGGCAAGGTGTTTCTCAACATGAAGGGCTCTTGTGCGGGGTGCCCATCTTCCACCGCGACGCTGAAGCATGGCGTGCAGAACCTGCTGCGCCATTTCATTCCCGAAGTGCAGGAAGTCGAAGCCGTTTGATACGGTTTGGGCGCGGCGTCCCTTAGGTTGCCGCGCTTTCGATAAATGTGAAACGTCACGCAATGAAAAGCGAGCAGGCATGATCCTTTTGGCAATCGACACCGCCGGCGTTGATTGCGCTGTTGGCCTGTATGACAGCGATCTTGACCGGATGC
The Allorhizobium ampelinum S4 genome window above contains:
- a CDS encoding VOC family protein gives rise to the protein MTQNRPVKRIATVTLVVDDYDRALAFYCGKLGFACKADIDLGDGKRWVVVSPTEDGAGLLLAQADGEKQLATIGNQTGGRVAFFLETDDFARDHAAFIADGIVFQEEPRYELYGTVAVFEDLYGNLWDLIEPKL
- the trpS gene encoding tryptophan--tRNA ligase: MSEFQPLVFSGVQPTGNLHLGNYLGAIRKFVALQENNDCMYCVVDLHALTAQLVHEDMRGQIRSITAAFLAAGIDPVKHIVFNQSQVPQHAELAWIFNCVARIGWMNRMTQFKDKAGKDREQASLGLFAYPSLMAADILVYRATHVPVGDDQKQHLELTRDIAMKFNLDFAQQIRPTGLGIDITVGNEPVHAYFPMVEPLIDGPAPRVMSLKDGTKKMSKSDPSDLSRINLMDDAEAIAKKIRKAKTDPDALPSETDGLAGRPEADNLVGIYAALADKTKAEVLAEFGGQQFSVFKPALIELAVEVLSPITGEMRRLMGDPAHIDAVLRDGGERARVRAEKTMTEIRDIIGFVR
- a CDS encoding universal stress protein, coding for MVSKRLSRLDGHRRKFLTVIDDTPECSRAVHYAGRRAKNSNGGLVLLYVIPEGDFQQWLGVEEIMRAEAREAADAVMAKSAQTVRETIGLEPEIVIREGSAAEQIQAVIEEDRDIAILVLAAGSAKDGPGPLVSMIAGRAQAFPIPVTVLPDTLSNEEIDALC
- a CDS encoding LysR substrate-binding domain-containing protein; protein product: MSKLNLVHLNGLRAVEAVGRLGSLQAAASELGVSIGAISQQVIKAEQQLQLQLFERTSRGMVPTDVAEPVLDRLSAGFRHLSGAVALALKSDDTVLTISVAPVFAARWLVHRIGAFSERFPTIRLRMEASDRLIDPSSSDVDLCIRVGRGDWPGVRAELLLEQKVFPVCTPAMAKRLQSPADLLELPIVEDGRAMFSWDVWLAAAGLPGRSVCTRHVFSEASLCLDAALAGQGVLLAWQTIASQQLQQGQLVAPFGPAVPTGLAHYFVSPEGARRNDKVDAFKRWLRDELHEDMTRLAKAIPFLGGPFLKGECG
- the mutS gene encoding DNA mismatch repair protein MutS — encoded protein: MMEQYIEIKANNPGSLLFYRMGDFYELFFEDAVEASRALGITLTKRGQHLGQDIPMCGVPVHASDDYLQKLITLGFRVAVCEQVEDPAEAKKRGSKSVVKRDVVRLVTPGTLTEEKLLSPSETNYLMALARVRGSGDELALAWIDISTGVFRLAETNPTRLLADIFRIDPREVIVAETLMQDPDLKPAFDVLGRVVVPQPSVLFDSASAEGRITRYFNVKTLDGFGGFSRPEMAAASAAIAYVEKTQMSERPPLGLPERQSSSSTLFIDAATRANLELVKTLSGQKQGSLLNTIDRTVTGGGARLMAERLMSPLTEVVAIAQRQDAVAYLLTDGFLCERLRDLLKRAPDMPRALSRLALDRGGPRDLAAIRYGLSTSGDVAGLLRGAVLPDELASALTDLEMLSPSLENLLASQLAEDLPLLKRDGGFLREGADEGLDEVRALRDQSRRVIAGLQLQYAEETGVKSLKIKHNNVLGYFIEVTAGNAGPLIEGEAKARFIHRQSMANAMRFTTTELADLESRIANAAGQALEIELAAFERMRQAVVTEAEAIKKAARALAVIDVAAGLAVLAEEQGYCRPLVDDSRMFSIVAGRHPVVEQALRKQAASPFIANNCDLSPVGDQKHGAIWMLTGPNMGGKSTFLRQNALIAILAQMGSFVPAGSAHIGIVDRLFSRVGASDDLARGRSTFMVEMVETAAILNQAGERSLVILDEIGRGTATFDGLSIAWATVEHLHEVNRCRSLFATHFHELTALSEKLVRLSNVTMKVKEWHGDVIFLHEVGAGAADRSYGIQVARLAGLPGMVVERARAVLSQLEDADRKNPASQLIDDLPLFQVSQRRESRTGTGAQVSAVEEALRSLNLDDLTPRQAMDALYDLKTTLAKS
- a CDS encoding NifU family protein produces the protein MFIQTESTPNPATLKFLPGKVVMDNGTAEFRDREAAMASPLAEKLFAIPGVTSVFFGYDFVTVTKDTAEWPHLKPAILGSIMEHFMSGAPIMGSAVAGDEASDEEFFNEGDETIVATIKELLETRVRPAVAQDGGDITFRGFRDGKVFLNMKGSCAGCPSSTATLKHGVQNLLRHFIPEVQEVEAV
- a CDS encoding [protein-PII] uridylyltransferase; this encodes MAKHDLSDATLPDFKALEAECMSIVLQNGKVPETRAAILPLLKKASIDGREAALRHLTTNGSGLECAGMISNLQDNLITLVHRMVTQAVYPTTQQEFAVAAVGGYGRSTLAPGSDIDLLFLLSVKAGADARKAVEFLLYILWDLGFKVGHATRLVEECIRLSRTDMTIRTAILETRFICGEALLVGELQKRFDAEVVEKTAPEFIAAKLAERDERHRKAGDTRYLVEPNVKEGKGGLRDLHTLFWIAKYYYRISDPADLVKLGVLSRQEWRMFQKSDDFLWAVRCHMHFATGKPEERLSFDLQPEIARNLGYNARPGLSEVERFMKHYFHVAKNVGDLTRIVCASLEDKQAKAAPGLTAAIGRFAHRPRRIPGTPEFIEDRGRIALSGPDIFKRDPINIMRFFHVADLHGLEFHPDALKAITRCLPLIDHDFRENEEANRLFLSILTSKRDPALMLTRMNEAGVLGKFIPDFGRIVSMMQFNMYHHYTVDEHLIRSVGILAEVDQGQHADIHPLAVKLMPNIEERTVLFVAVLLHDIAKGRQEDHSIAGAKVARRLCPRLGLNDKQTELVVWLIDQHLLMSMVAQTRDLHDRKTITDFAEKVQSLDRLRMLLVLTVCDIRAVGPGVWNGWKGQLLRTLYYETELLLSGGFSESPRKERAKQAAEQLAEALSDWSQKDQKTYTKLHYQPYLLTVPLEDQVRHAHFIRQADKADQALATMVRTHSFHAITEITVLAPDHPRLLSIIAGACAAAGANIADAQIFTTSDGRALDTILINREFPIDEDEMRRANTISKMIEDVLAGKKRLPEVIATRTKGRKRNKTFTVKPHVTISNSLSNKFTVIEIECLDRIGLLAEVTAVLADLSLDIHSARITTFGEKVIDTFYVIDLVGQKITNENRQGSISVRLKAVMSEQPDELREQMPSGIIAPAATKSPAAEKKARV
- the murJ gene encoding murein biosynthesis integral membrane protein MurJ; translated protein: MSLVKKFITVGGATLGSRLFGFARETLMAAALGTGPMADVFYAAFRFPNLFRRLFAEGAFNAAFVPLFSKEIEANGLDGAKRFSEEVFGVLFTVLLLITIAMELSMPLLVRFVIAPGFADDAEKFSLTVRLAVVMFPYLMCMSLTAMLSGMLNSLHHFFAAAVAPIFLNLVMISALFYALYHGVEPVVTAWYLSWSVLVAGILQLLVVYIGVRHAGIRLGFKWPKITPNVKRLLVLAVPAAVTGGITQINQLIGQAIASSKDGAIAALQYADRIYQLPLGVVGVAVGVVLLPELARALKSDHQREASTIQNRSIEFVLFLTLPAAVGLWVLSDDIIRVLYERGAFTAHNTAIVAAILAYYGLGLPGFVMIKALQPGFYAREDTKTPMRFTGISVVVNSALAISLFPLLQERGIAIAEATAGAINTVLLFTMLVRRGHLQVEWALVSRALRLLLAALAMGAALMALSGFFAPYIGTGSPFLHKVLVLFIQIGLAMLIYFSLAFLIGGADLGMLRRNLKRKARATPSEAADDAE